One window of Ziziphus jujuba cultivar Dongzao chromosome 5, ASM3175591v1 genomic DNA carries:
- the LOC107420925 gene encoding uncharacterized protein LOC107420925 isoform X2, with product MAEEEVVAAAAASPAPSDHKRKLEDLEPEAPEQAWPSSDDTNAKPDAGNQGDGDVSDESDAKRLRLDDRPEGLASENGYQVEKADETLKENDEPNTEKSSGSEEAQPTSKEVTEKETSEQPPSADNREANETQEHPIEHVEGSVLDKGQEPANEGTQPPSTEDAQQGDDSSAQQEQPTSTNETITRRMEVPNNKVGVLIGKAGDTIKYLQYNSGARIQITRDADADPYSASRPVEIVGTLDNINKAEKLINAVIAEADAGGSPSLVARGLATAQAAAAAAEQIQIQVPNEKVGLIIGRGGETIKGLQTRSGARIQLIPQHLPEGDDSKERTVRVTGDKRQIEMAREMIKEVMNQTVRPSPLSGGFNQQAYRPRGASGPPQWGPRGPHMSQPTSYEYQQRGPYPSHNPQYPHSAYGGYPQHMGSRSGFNSGWEQRPPSGMQGMPHGGGYDYYGGQGSHLSDGPVSAQHSAPIPSHAPGPSNPSMGGPPPSQANYNYGQPQGDYGHPVPYSQSMHPQQGYGHGYDEPKYENHAPTQHGYGHGSQQMYQQSSMQQGYGSQQQYGKPPSYGIPSQGPPSQPYGPPRSSQPGDAPYQGSAQAQSYGQNLPSQQPYPYASSGPNQPAYPPYGSAPAAEGYNQAPAASGAGYPQQGGQPVANFSQSGSQQAPGYGQVGPAGYGQYPSSQQGYPEQSAPNAAGYGYQGPQDPGYAGGLASAYGAPPTGQPNYTQPTPTQQTYDQSVPQSAAYGGGVQTSASVGYAKTVSPQPAGYTQYDSAQMYAAPR from the exons ATGGCGGAGGAGGAAGTTGTAGCAGCGGCAGCGGCGAGCCCTGCGCCGTCAGATCACAAACGCAAGCTCGAAGATTTGGAGCCTGAAGCTCCAGAGCAAGCCTGGCCCAGCTCGGACGACACAAATGCGAAACCCGATGCAGGCAACCAAGGGGATGGCGATGTGTCCGACGAATCGGACGCAAAACGGCTTAGACTCGATGACAGACCCGAGGGTTTAG CTAGTGAAAATGGCTACCAAGTGGAGAAAGCGGATGAAACTCTGAAGGAGAATGATGAACCAAATACGGAGAAGAGTAGCGGCTCAGAAGAAGCTCAACCTACATCTAAGGAAGTTACCGAAAAAGAGACCAGTGAACAGCCACCATCTGCAGATAATCGTGAGGCAAATGAAACCCAAGAACATCCTATTGAGCATGTCGAGGGTTCTGTGTTGGACAAGGGTCAGGAACCCGCTAATGAAGGAACTCAGCCACCTTCTACAGAGGATGCTCAGCAAGGGGATGATTCTTCTGCTCAACAAGAGCAACCTACATCTACAAATGAGACAATAACTCGCCGAATGGAGGTCCCTAATAATAAG GTTGGGGTTCTTATTGGCAAGGCTGGGGATACCATAAAGTATCTTCAGTACAATTCGGGTGCAAGAATTCAAATCACAAGGGATGCTGATGCTGATCCATATTCTGCATCAAGGCCTGTAGAGATTGTTGGAACTTTGGACAATATAAATAAGGCTGAGAAGCTTATAAATGCTGTTATTGCTGAG GCTGATGCTGGAGGTTCTCCTTCCCTTGTAGCCAGGGGCCTTGCAACTGCACaggctgctgctgctgctgcagaACAAATTCAGATACAAGTTCCAAACGAGAAG GTTGGTTTAATCATAGGGAGGGGAGGGGAGACCATTAAAGGTCTTCAAACCAGATCAGGAGCACGTATCCAG TTGATACCTCAACATCTTCCAGAAGGGGATGATTCTAAGGAAAGGACTGTGCGAGTCACTGGTGATAAGAGGCAAATTGAAATGGCCAGGGAAATGATCAAGGAAGTAATGAATCAG ACTGTGAGGCCATCACCTCTCTCTGGTGGTTTTAACCAGCAGGCCTATCGGCCTCGAGGAGCTTCTGGCCCACCTCAATGGGGTCCCCGAGGTCCTCACATGTCCCAGCCAACTTCGTATGAGTATCAGCAACGAGGGCCGTATCCATCTCATAACCCACAATATCCACATTCTGCATATGGGGGTTATCCTCAACATATGGGTTCAAGAAGTGGCTTTAATTCTGGTTGGGAACAAAGGCCACCATCTGGCATGCAGGGGATGCCCCATGGCGGTGGTTATGATTACTATGGTGGGCAAGGAAGCCATTTATCTGATGGCCCAGTGTCTGCTCAACATTCTGCTCCCATTCCTTCCCATGCTCCTGGCCCTTCTAACCCTTCAATGGGCGGCCCACCCCCATCACAAGCAAATTACAATTATGGACAGCCACAGGGTGATTATGGGCATCCAGTCCCTTATTCACAATCAATGCATCCTCAACAGGGCTATGGTCATGGGTATGATGAACCAAAGTATGAAAATCATGCTCCCACACAGCATGGCTATGGACATGGTTCTCAGCAAATGTACCAGCAGAGCAGTATGCAACAAGGTTATGGTTCACAGCAGCAGTATGGTAAGCCACCATCCTATGGCATACCATCACAAGGACCACCTTCTCAACCATATGGCCCTCCCAGGAGTAGTCAACCAGGAGATGCACCTTATCAGGGTTCTGCTCAGGCCCAATCATATGGACAGAATCTGCCATCACAACAGCCATATCCTTATGCATCAAGCGGACCTAACCAGCCGGCATATCCTCCTTATGGATCTGCTCCAGCTGCTGAGGGATATAATCAAGCACCAGCAGCATCTGGTGCAGGATATCCGCAGCAAGGAGGCCAACCAGTTGCCAATTTCAGCCAGTCTGGTTCGCAGCAGGCACCTGGCTATGGACAAGTGGGTCCTGCCGGGTATGGGCAATATCCATCATCACAACAAGGTTACCCAGAGCAGTCAGCACCAAATGCTGCAGGTTATGGATATCAAGGGCCACAAGATCCTGGTTATGCAGGTGGCCTTGCATCAGCTTATGGTGCACCTCCAACTGGGCAGCCAAATTACACGCAGCCAACACCAACTCAGCAAACTTATGATCAGTCAGTCCCACAATCTGCAGCTTATGGTGGTGGTGTGCAAACAAGTGCTTCGGTTGGTTATGCAAAAACTGTATCACCTCAGCCTGCTGGCTATACACAGTATGACTCAGCCCAGATGTATGCCGCACCTCGGtaa
- the LOC107420867 gene encoding uncharacterized protein LOC107420867, whose protein sequence is MELEDGSGIVQEAEDGRRSKKEVESNEIRKRGNAKKKNKKKKSKKLSYYYMPKFRCFSIESEADGRGNFDMEVDHRCRDKAPTHLIIMVNGLIGSAQNWKFAATQFLKSFPEDVVVHCSTCNSSMLTFDGVDVMGDRLAEEVISVIKRHPGVQKISFIGHSLGGLITRYAIARLYEPDITGELSLENGGRTSDGSEDTTKEEKFKGKIAGLEPVNFITSATPHLGSRGHKQVPVFCGFNSLEKMASRISWLLGRTGRHLFLTDSNNGKPPLLLQMVKDTEDLKFMSALLSFRRCVAYANMRFDHLVGWSTSSLRRQMELPKLKRLSPYDKYPHIVNVETAQPASPQEEIPSTTEVNRCKNIDMEEEMIRGLTKVSWERIDVNFSGSRQRYLAHNTIQVKNYCINGDGADVIQHMIDNFVL, encoded by the exons ATGGAGTTGGAGGACGGTTCTGGAATCGTTCAAGAAGCGGAAGATGGAAGAAGATCGAAGAAGGAGGTGGAATCGAATGAGATCAGGAAGAGAGGCAAtgcaaagaagaagaataagaagaagaagagcaaaAAGCTGTCGTATTATTATATGCCCAAGTTTAGGTGTTTCAGCATCGAATCGGAAGCGGACGGAAGAGGGAATTTCGATATGGAGGTTGATCATAGATGCCGAGATAAAGCTCCCACTCACTTGATTATAATGGTTAATGGACTTATAGGCAG TGCTCAGAATTGGAAATTTGCTGCGACGCAGTTTTTGAAGAGTTTTCCCGAAGATGTTGTTGTTCACT GCAGCACCTGTAATTCTTCAATGTTGACATTCGATGGTGTTGATGTAATGGGAGACAGATTGGCAGAAGAG GTTATATCTGTTATAAAACGTCATCCAGGTGTTCAGAAGATTTCATTTATTGGTCATTCATTAGGTGGCCTGATAACAAGGTATGCTATTGCTAGGCTTTATGAGCCAGATATCACAGGAGAGCTATCCCTGGAAAATGGAGGTCGCACGAGTGATGGTTCTGAAGATACAACCAAGGAAGAGAAATTCAAAGGCAAAATTGCTGGGCTGGAGCCTGTGAATTTTATAACCTCAGCAACCCCACACCTTGGTTCAAGGGGACATAAACAG GTCCCAGTTTTTTGTGGCTTCAACAGTTTAGAAAAAATGGCCTCTCGCATATCATGGCTTTTAGGTAGAACTGGAAGACATTTATTTTTAACTGACAGTAATAATGGAAAGCCTCCCCTTCTTCTTCAGATGGTCAAAGACACTGAAGATCTTAAATTCAT GTCTGCATTGCTGTCCTTTAGGCGTTGTGTTGCCTATGCGAATATGCGATTTGACC ACCTGGTTGGATGGAGTACATCATCTCTACGGCGTCAAATGGAGCTTCCAAAG CTCAAAAGGCTATCACCATATGACAAATATCCACATATCGTTAATGTGGAGACAGCACAACCTGCCAGTCCTCAAGAAGAAATCCCTTCGACAACTGAAGTCAATAGATGCAAGAATATCGACATGGAAG AGGAAATGATTAGAGGTCTCACAAAAGTAAGCTGGGAACGCATTGATGTGAACTTTAGTGGAAGTAGACAAAGATATCTTGCGCACAATACCATTCAG GTGAAAAATTATTGTATCAATGGCGACGGGGCTGATGTGATCCAGCACATGATTGACAACTTTGTTTTATGA
- the LOC107420902 gene encoding EPIDERMAL PATTERNING FACTOR-like protein 2: MGNAQNCICWHRNRHVIISLLLLLISSLTHVRFMAEGRAISKLIEAVQKGRIEEVDKVVRVVNRARQIGSRPPRCERRCSGCGHCEAVQVPIVPKFQTHSRSFSVSSSTTRASNKHIANSRGDDISNYKPMSWKCKCGDYLFNP; the protein is encoded by the exons ATGGGCAACGCTCAAAATTGCATCTGTTGGCACAGAAATAGACATGTAATCATTTCCTTGCTCCTACTCTTGATTTCAAGCTTGACCCATGTGAGATTCATGGCTGAAG GTAGAGCAATTTCCAAGCTAATTGAGGCTGTCCAG AAGGGGCGTATTGAGGAAGTTGATAAGGTGGTGAGAGTGGTGAACAGAGCTCGTCAAATAGGATCAAGGCCACCAAGGTGCGAGAGGCGGTGCAGTGGTTGTGGACACTGCGAGGCAGTTCAGGTCCCAATTGTGCCCAAATTCCAAACCCACAGTCGAAGTTTCTCTGTTTCCTCTTCAACTACAAGAGCCAGCAACAAACATATAGCAAACTCCAGAGGCGATGATATCTCCAACTATAAGCCCATGAGCTGGAAGTGCAAATGTGGAGACTATCTTTTCAATCCTTAA
- the LOC107420925 gene encoding uncharacterized protein LOC107420925 isoform X1, which produces MAEEEVVAAAAASPAPSDHKRKLEDLEPEAPEQAWPSSDDTNAKPDAGNQGDGDVSDESDAKRLRLDDRPEGLASENGYQVEKADETLKENDEPNTEKSSGSEEAQPTSKEVTEKETSEQPPSADNREANETQEHPIEHVEGSVLDKGQEPANEGTQPPSTEDAQQGDDSSAQQEQPTSTNETITRRMEVPNNKVGVLIGKAGDTIKYLQYNSGARIQITRDADADPYSASRPVEIVGTLDNINKAEKLINAVIAEADAGGSPSLVARGLATAQAAAAAAEQIQIQVPNEKVGLIIGRGGETIKGLQTRSGARIQVLIPQHLPEGDDSKERTVRVTGDKRQIEMAREMIKEVMNQTVRPSPLSGGFNQQAYRPRGASGPPQWGPRGPHMSQPTSYEYQQRGPYPSHNPQYPHSAYGGYPQHMGSRSGFNSGWEQRPPSGMQGMPHGGGYDYYGGQGSHLSDGPVSAQHSAPIPSHAPGPSNPSMGGPPPSQANYNYGQPQGDYGHPVPYSQSMHPQQGYGHGYDEPKYENHAPTQHGYGHGSQQMYQQSSMQQGYGSQQQYGKPPSYGIPSQGPPSQPYGPPRSSQPGDAPYQGSAQAQSYGQNLPSQQPYPYASSGPNQPAYPPYGSAPAAEGYNQAPAASGAGYPQQGGQPVANFSQSGSQQAPGYGQVGPAGYGQYPSSQQGYPEQSAPNAAGYGYQGPQDPGYAGGLASAYGAPPTGQPNYTQPTPTQQTYDQSVPQSAAYGGGVQTSASVGYAKTVSPQPAGYTQYDSAQMYAAPR; this is translated from the exons ATGGCGGAGGAGGAAGTTGTAGCAGCGGCAGCGGCGAGCCCTGCGCCGTCAGATCACAAACGCAAGCTCGAAGATTTGGAGCCTGAAGCTCCAGAGCAAGCCTGGCCCAGCTCGGACGACACAAATGCGAAACCCGATGCAGGCAACCAAGGGGATGGCGATGTGTCCGACGAATCGGACGCAAAACGGCTTAGACTCGATGACAGACCCGAGGGTTTAG CTAGTGAAAATGGCTACCAAGTGGAGAAAGCGGATGAAACTCTGAAGGAGAATGATGAACCAAATACGGAGAAGAGTAGCGGCTCAGAAGAAGCTCAACCTACATCTAAGGAAGTTACCGAAAAAGAGACCAGTGAACAGCCACCATCTGCAGATAATCGTGAGGCAAATGAAACCCAAGAACATCCTATTGAGCATGTCGAGGGTTCTGTGTTGGACAAGGGTCAGGAACCCGCTAATGAAGGAACTCAGCCACCTTCTACAGAGGATGCTCAGCAAGGGGATGATTCTTCTGCTCAACAAGAGCAACCTACATCTACAAATGAGACAATAACTCGCCGAATGGAGGTCCCTAATAATAAG GTTGGGGTTCTTATTGGCAAGGCTGGGGATACCATAAAGTATCTTCAGTACAATTCGGGTGCAAGAATTCAAATCACAAGGGATGCTGATGCTGATCCATATTCTGCATCAAGGCCTGTAGAGATTGTTGGAACTTTGGACAATATAAATAAGGCTGAGAAGCTTATAAATGCTGTTATTGCTGAG GCTGATGCTGGAGGTTCTCCTTCCCTTGTAGCCAGGGGCCTTGCAACTGCACaggctgctgctgctgctgcagaACAAATTCAGATACAAGTTCCAAACGAGAAG GTTGGTTTAATCATAGGGAGGGGAGGGGAGACCATTAAAGGTCTTCAAACCAGATCAGGAGCACGTATCCAGGTA TTGATACCTCAACATCTTCCAGAAGGGGATGATTCTAAGGAAAGGACTGTGCGAGTCACTGGTGATAAGAGGCAAATTGAAATGGCCAGGGAAATGATCAAGGAAGTAATGAATCAG ACTGTGAGGCCATCACCTCTCTCTGGTGGTTTTAACCAGCAGGCCTATCGGCCTCGAGGAGCTTCTGGCCCACCTCAATGGGGTCCCCGAGGTCCTCACATGTCCCAGCCAACTTCGTATGAGTATCAGCAACGAGGGCCGTATCCATCTCATAACCCACAATATCCACATTCTGCATATGGGGGTTATCCTCAACATATGGGTTCAAGAAGTGGCTTTAATTCTGGTTGGGAACAAAGGCCACCATCTGGCATGCAGGGGATGCCCCATGGCGGTGGTTATGATTACTATGGTGGGCAAGGAAGCCATTTATCTGATGGCCCAGTGTCTGCTCAACATTCTGCTCCCATTCCTTCCCATGCTCCTGGCCCTTCTAACCCTTCAATGGGCGGCCCACCCCCATCACAAGCAAATTACAATTATGGACAGCCACAGGGTGATTATGGGCATCCAGTCCCTTATTCACAATCAATGCATCCTCAACAGGGCTATGGTCATGGGTATGATGAACCAAAGTATGAAAATCATGCTCCCACACAGCATGGCTATGGACATGGTTCTCAGCAAATGTACCAGCAGAGCAGTATGCAACAAGGTTATGGTTCACAGCAGCAGTATGGTAAGCCACCATCCTATGGCATACCATCACAAGGACCACCTTCTCAACCATATGGCCCTCCCAGGAGTAGTCAACCAGGAGATGCACCTTATCAGGGTTCTGCTCAGGCCCAATCATATGGACAGAATCTGCCATCACAACAGCCATATCCTTATGCATCAAGCGGACCTAACCAGCCGGCATATCCTCCTTATGGATCTGCTCCAGCTGCTGAGGGATATAATCAAGCACCAGCAGCATCTGGTGCAGGATATCCGCAGCAAGGAGGCCAACCAGTTGCCAATTTCAGCCAGTCTGGTTCGCAGCAGGCACCTGGCTATGGACAAGTGGGTCCTGCCGGGTATGGGCAATATCCATCATCACAACAAGGTTACCCAGAGCAGTCAGCACCAAATGCTGCAGGTTATGGATATCAAGGGCCACAAGATCCTGGTTATGCAGGTGGCCTTGCATCAGCTTATGGTGCACCTCCAACTGGGCAGCCAAATTACACGCAGCCAACACCAACTCAGCAAACTTATGATCAGTCAGTCCCACAATCTGCAGCTTATGGTGGTGGTGTGCAAACAAGTGCTTCGGTTGGTTATGCAAAAACTGTATCACCTCAGCCTGCTGGCTATACACAGTATGACTCAGCCCAGATGTATGCCGCACCTCGGtaa